Proteins found in one Rhodobacteraceae bacterium D3-12 genomic segment:
- a CDS encoding caspase family protein codes for MERALGLLRMFGATVLLGLFATQAQAQTHERLAVVIGNQDYKEVVDLDNARNDAVKMAAKLRELGFTVFDAYDVDRRGFETLLRQSILNVGDGAEIVFFYAGHGVQIGRRNYLLPVDVSFDSIYDLPVESVTLDRVIELLSARGEVHIAIIDACRDNPFPNVKLAGNLDASLFEAKSGFEVFRTPLNSLVAFSTSPGMVAFDGEGDNSPYTTAILDVLNSAPSDPAQSVFSKVREAVYQSTKGKQVPWESSTLVKPFQFGDANGGPRGLMLAQATVPKANAGEPRQSEPAVAPVVPVVPVDTPVVLPKAISLTADFNRRIELGPLLAQALKLSDAFQVTLATAPKNGTVSSSDKGGLAFVPVISEQRAAGYEQVNKARFVLDVSVGDVSSAVDVSLTMPVNKCDLAAGDALDSGSVGYYRLPNEIEVLPALEYCRTAAAQNPDLPRYRYQLGRAELAAGRFEAAMTSFQDATDAGYVRAKHGIARLLSSEQIDRDFVKVPYDLVRANALFEEGIAAGDPFAIHSRGLMLLRNGETKAERERGFELLDRSAELGHTYSMNELGVFFLSKSSNYFLPERGMEYLRASAARDDIYGYHNLGFVALFGLETGSKDFQEAFKWFKKGADGGHPKSPAAIGRMIVQEQLPGKTKDEALRWYDLGLERGDGWGGANGAFLITNGEVGGEEIYQGLIRAAKTVHLPDDDAAAAAQKILDGATKRDLSKATQALLNELGASLAVDGAIGPATRKVLNARAAEHGLPDSGTDATAQLLTVAKVYWAERPTRPDLY; via the coding sequence ATGGAACGCGCATTGGGTCTGTTGCGGATGTTCGGAGCCACTGTCCTGCTTGGACTGTTTGCAACTCAAGCCCAAGCGCAAACTCATGAACGGCTGGCGGTTGTCATAGGCAATCAGGATTACAAAGAGGTTGTTGACCTCGACAATGCACGCAACGACGCGGTTAAAATGGCAGCCAAGCTTAGAGAGCTTGGGTTCACGGTGTTCGACGCCTATGACGTAGATCGTCGTGGGTTTGAGACACTGCTCAGGCAATCCATTCTCAACGTCGGCGACGGCGCCGAGATCGTTTTCTTTTATGCCGGGCATGGGGTGCAGATTGGGCGACGGAATTACCTGCTTCCGGTCGACGTTTCCTTTGACAGCATTTACGATCTGCCGGTTGAGAGTGTAACGTTGGATCGCGTTATCGAACTTCTGTCGGCGCGTGGTGAAGTGCATATCGCGATTATCGACGCTTGTCGCGACAACCCGTTTCCCAATGTGAAGCTAGCCGGGAATTTGGATGCAAGCTTGTTTGAAGCCAAATCGGGGTTTGAAGTGTTCCGCACCCCGCTCAACTCTTTGGTAGCTTTCAGCACGTCACCGGGCATGGTGGCGTTCGATGGCGAGGGCGACAATAGCCCATATACCACTGCCATACTGGACGTGTTGAACAGCGCCCCGTCGGATCCGGCGCAATCCGTTTTCTCAAAGGTGCGCGAGGCGGTTTATCAATCAACCAAAGGCAAGCAGGTACCTTGGGAAAGTTCGACCCTTGTAAAGCCGTTTCAGTTTGGCGATGCGAATGGAGGCCCGCGCGGTTTGATGTTAGCGCAGGCGACGGTGCCCAAGGCAAACGCTGGCGAGCCACGGCAGAGTGAACCAGCGGTCGCCCCGGTGGTTCCGGTTGTGCCGGTTGATACACCGGTAGTGTTGCCCAAGGCGATTTCTCTCACTGCAGATTTCAACAGGCGGATCGAACTGGGTCCACTGTTGGCGCAGGCGCTAAAACTTTCTGATGCGTTTCAGGTGACCCTCGCGACCGCGCCAAAGAACGGCACGGTCTCAAGCAGTGACAAGGGTGGTTTGGCGTTTGTTCCGGTGATTTCCGAGCAACGAGCCGCTGGTTATGAGCAGGTCAATAAGGCCCGTTTTGTGCTGGATGTAAGCGTAGGTGACGTTAGCTCTGCTGTAGATGTCTCGCTCACGATGCCGGTGAACAAATGCGATCTTGCTGCTGGTGACGCCTTGGATTCCGGGAGTGTTGGGTATTATCGGCTACCTAACGAAATTGAGGTTCTGCCAGCGCTTGAATACTGTCGAACGGCCGCAGCGCAGAACCCGGACCTTCCCCGCTATCGCTATCAACTTGGTCGCGCCGAGCTCGCCGCCGGGCGGTTTGAAGCCGCGATGACGAGTTTTCAGGATGCAACGGATGCCGGATATGTGCGTGCCAAGCACGGTATAGCGCGGCTTTTGTCGAGCGAACAAATTGACCGGGACTTTGTGAAGGTTCCGTATGACTTGGTCCGTGCGAATGCCCTGTTTGAAGAGGGGATAGCGGCGGGGGATCCCTTTGCAATTCACTCGCGGGGCTTGATGCTTTTGCGCAATGGCGAAACGAAAGCGGAGCGGGAGCGCGGGTTTGAACTGTTAGATCGCTCTGCTGAGCTTGGGCATACGTATTCGATGAATGAACTGGGTGTTTTCTTCCTCTCTAAGAGCAGCAACTATTTTCTTCCTGAGCGCGGGATGGAGTATCTTAGGGCCTCGGCGGCGCGTGATGACATTTACGGATATCATAACTTGGGGTTTGTCGCGTTGTTCGGGCTTGAAACCGGAAGCAAGGATTTTCAGGAAGCGTTCAAATGGTTCAAAAAGGGGGCTGATGGCGGGCACCCGAAATCACCGGCCGCAATCGGGCGGATGATAGTTCAAGAGCAGCTTCCAGGCAAAACCAAGGATGAAGCGTTGCGCTGGTACGACCTTGGGTTAGAGCGCGGTGATGGTTGGGGCGGAGCGAACGGCGCCTTTCTGATCACCAATGGAGAAGTCGGCGGTGAAGAGATTTACCAAGGGTTGATCCGCGCGGCCAAGACTGTTCATTTGCCCGACGACGACGCGGCGGCGGCGGCGCAAAAGATACTGGACGGGGCAACGAAGCGAGATTTGTCGAAGGCAACTCAGGCGTTGTTGAACGAGCTTGGCGCGTCGCTTGCTGTTGATGGGGCGATTGGCCCTGCAACGCGAAAAGTGTTAAATGCACGGGCCGCTGAACATGGGTTGCCCGACTCTGGGACCGATGCCACAGCGCAATTGCTGACCGTTGCCAAAGTGTATTGGGCGGAGCGCCCGACACGGCCTGACTTGTATTAA
- the gltB gene encoding glutamate synthase large subunit: MTKFDDSWAAKEEAARAVMAEKSLYREEHEHSSCGVGLAVSIDGQPSRQVVEAGITALKAIWHRGAVDADGKTGDGAGIHLQIPAPFFYDQIRRTGHEPNIDELIAVGQVFLPRTDFGAQEKCRTIVETEVLRMGYYIYGWRHVPVEIDCLGEKANATRPEIEQILISNSKGVDEETFERELYVIRRRIEKAAAKAGVGALYLCSLSCRSIIYKGMMLAEQVAEFYPDLLDERFESAYAIYHQRYSTNTFPQWWLAQPFRMLAHNGEINTLKGNVNWMKSHEIRMASSAFGELAEDIKPIIQNGSSDSAALDSVFEVLVRAGRKAPMAKTMLVPESWSKQAVELPEAWRDMYSYCNSVMEPWDGPAALAMTDGRWVCAGLDRNGLRPMRYVVTGDGMLIAGSEAGMVPVDETSVKEKGALGPGQLLAVDMEEGKLFHDTEIKDKMAASQPFGEWVKKITELEETLQDLDEKPLFSGEELRKRQIAAGFTLEELEQILAPMAEDGKEALASMGDDTPSAVLSTKYRPLSHFFRQNFSQVTNPPIDSLREYRVMSLKTRFGNLKNVLDESSAQTEIIVLESPFVGNAQWDELTKKFNADLVEIDCTFGADDGRTALRDALTRIRAEAEDAVRSGAGHIVLTDQHQGEGRVAMPMILATSAVHSGLTEKGLRTFCSLNVRAAECIDPHYFAVLVGCGATVVNPYLAEDSLADRIGRGLLDGSLSENIARYREAIDQGLLKIMAKMGISVISSYRGGLNFEAVGLSRAMCAEFFPGMLSRISGIGVYGIQRKAEEIHARGWRSGVDVLPVGGFYKARQSGETHAWGATSMHLMQSACDRSSYAMWKQYSKAMQSNPPIHLRDLLAIKPLGNPVPIEEVESITAIRKRFVTPGMSLGALSPEAHKTLNVAMNRIGAKSDSGEGGEDPAHFVPEPNGDNPSAKIKQVASGRFGVTAEYLNQCEELEIKVAQGAKPGEGGQLPGMKVTDLIARLRHSTKGVTLISPPPHHDIYSIEDLAQLIYDLKQINPRCKVTVKLVASSGVGTIAAGVAKAKADIILVSGHNGGTGASPATSIKYAGLPWEMGLTEAHQVLAMNKLRDRVTLRTDGGLRTGRDIVMAAMMGAEEYGIGTAALIAMGCIMVRQCQSNTCPVGVCTQDEDLRAKFTGSADKVVNLITFYATEVREILAEIGARSLDEVIGRADLLSQVSRGADHLDDLDLNPLLLTVDGAKDIVYDREKKRNKVPRTLDAEIVRDARRFLEEGEKMQLSYAVQNTHRTVGTRVSSHIVQNFGMRNALQPDHLTVKLTGSAGQSLGAFAAPGLKIEVSGDANDYVGKGLSGGMVIVRPPMHSPLVASENTIIGNTVLYGATDGYLFAAGRAGERFGVRNSGAKVVIEGCGSNGCEYMTGGIAVILGSIGANFGAGMTGGMAYLYDPEGDAEKLMNMETLVTCPVTVAHWESQLKGLIEQHLKETGSAKAADILQHWDLERANFLQVCPKEMLAHLAHPLSTEKGAIPAE, encoded by the coding sequence ATGACCAAATTCGACGACAGCTGGGCCGCGAAAGAAGAAGCCGCCCGCGCAGTGATGGCCGAAAAGAGCCTGTATCGGGAAGAGCATGAGCATTCGTCATGCGGCGTTGGCCTTGCCGTGAGCATCGACGGGCAACCGAGCCGCCAAGTGGTGGAAGCCGGGATTACCGCGCTCAAGGCGATCTGGCACCGGGGGGCTGTTGATGCGGACGGCAAGACCGGCGACGGCGCGGGCATTCACCTTCAGATTCCGGCGCCGTTTTTCTATGACCAAATCCGGCGCACCGGGCATGAGCCGAATATTGACGAGCTTATCGCCGTTGGGCAGGTGTTTTTGCCGCGCACCGATTTCGGCGCACAGGAAAAATGCCGGACCATCGTGGAAACCGAAGTTCTGCGCATGGGCTATTACATCTATGGCTGGCGGCACGTGCCGGTCGAGATTGATTGTCTGGGCGAGAAAGCCAACGCGACCCGCCCCGAGATCGAGCAAATCCTTATCAGCAACTCGAAAGGCGTGGACGAAGAGACATTCGAGCGCGAGCTTTATGTCATTCGCCGCCGGATCGAGAAAGCAGCGGCCAAGGCCGGTGTTGGCGCGCTTTACCTGTGTTCGCTGTCGTGCCGGAGCATCATTTACAAAGGCATGATGTTGGCCGAACAGGTGGCGGAGTTTTACCCCGACCTGCTGGATGAGCGGTTCGAGAGCGCCTATGCGATCTATCACCAGCGCTATTCCACCAACACCTTCCCGCAATGGTGGTTGGCGCAACCGTTCCGCATGTTGGCGCATAACGGCGAGATCAACACGCTTAAAGGCAACGTCAACTGGATGAAGAGCCACGAGATTCGCATGGCGAGCTCGGCTTTTGGCGAATTGGCCGAGGACATCAAGCCGATCATCCAGAACGGATCGTCGGATTCCGCCGCCTTGGATTCGGTTTTCGAAGTGCTGGTGCGGGCCGGACGCAAGGCGCCGATGGCGAAAACCATGCTGGTGCCAGAAAGCTGGTCCAAACAGGCGGTTGAGCTGCCCGAGGCGTGGCGCGACATGTATTCCTATTGCAACTCGGTCATGGAGCCGTGGGACGGCCCGGCCGCATTGGCGATGACCGATGGGCGGTGGGTTTGTGCCGGGCTTGACCGGAACGGCCTGCGCCCGATGCGCTATGTCGTGACCGGCGACGGCATGCTGATCGCCGGATCGGAAGCCGGCATGGTGCCGGTTGACGAAACATCGGTGAAGGAAAAAGGCGCGCTTGGCCCCGGTCAATTGCTGGCCGTGGATATGGAAGAAGGCAAGCTGTTCCACGACACCGAGATCAAGGACAAGATGGCCGCAAGCCAACCGTTTGGCGAATGGGTCAAGAAGATCACCGAGCTGGAAGAAACGCTTCAGGATCTGGACGAGAAGCCGCTGTTTTCGGGTGAGGAGCTTCGCAAGCGTCAAATCGCGGCGGGCTTTACCCTTGAAGAACTGGAGCAGATTCTTGCGCCGATGGCCGAGGATGGCAAAGAGGCATTGGCCAGCATGGGCGACGACACGCCCAGCGCGGTTCTGTCGACGAAATACCGCCCGCTGAGCCATTTCTTTCGCCAGAACTTTAGCCAGGTGACGAACCCGCCGATTGACAGTCTGCGCGAATACCGGGTGATGAGTTTGAAAACCCGGTTTGGCAATCTCAAGAACGTGCTGGATGAGAGCAGCGCGCAGACCGAGATTATCGTGCTGGAGAGCCCGTTTGTTGGCAATGCGCAGTGGGACGAGCTGACCAAGAAGTTCAACGCCGATCTGGTTGAGATCGACTGTACCTTTGGAGCGGATGACGGGCGCACGGCGCTGCGGGACGCGTTGACACGGATCAGGGCCGAAGCCGAAGATGCGGTGCGGTCGGGCGCGGGGCATATTGTTCTGACGGATCAACATCAGGGCGAAGGCCGGGTGGCGATGCCGATGATTTTGGCAACAAGCGCGGTGCATTCGGGGCTGACCGAGAAGGGTTTGCGGACCTTCTGTTCGCTGAACGTGCGGGCGGCGGAGTGCATTGACCCGCATTATTTTGCGGTTCTGGTGGGCTGTGGCGCGACCGTGGTGAACCCGTATCTGGCCGAGGATAGCCTTGCTGATCGGATCGGGCGCGGGTTGCTTGATGGAAGCCTGAGCGAGAACATCGCGCGCTATCGCGAGGCGATTGATCAGGGGCTTTTGAAGATCATGGCGAAGATGGGGATTTCTGTGATCTCCTCCTATCGCGGCGGTTTGAATTTCGAGGCTGTGGGTTTGAGCCGGGCGATGTGCGCCGAGTTTTTCCCCGGAATGTTGAGCCGGATCAGCGGGATCGGGGTTTATGGTATTCAGCGCAAGGCCGAGGAGATCCACGCACGCGGGTGGCGCTCAGGGGTTGATGTGCTTCCGGTTGGCGGGTTTTACAAAGCGCGTCAGTCAGGCGAGACACATGCATGGGGCGCGACGAGCATGCATTTGATGCAGAGCGCCTGTGACCGGTCGAGCTATGCCATGTGGAAGCAGTATTCCAAGGCGATGCAGAGCAACCCGCCGATCCATTTGCGCGATCTGTTGGCGATTAAGCCGCTGGGCAATCCGGTGCCGATCGAAGAGGTCGAGAGCATCACGGCGATCCGTAAGCGGTTTGTGACGCCGGGGATGAGCCTTGGGGCGTTGTCGCCGGAAGCGCATAAGACGCTGAATGTGGCGATGAACCGGATTGGCGCGAAGTCGGACAGTGGCGAGGGCGGCGAAGATCCGGCGCATTTCGTTCCCGAACCGAATGGCGACAACCCGTCGGCCAAGATCAAACAGGTTGCGTCGGGGCGCTTTGGCGTGACGGCGGAATACCTGAACCAGTGCGAAGAGCTGGAGATCAAGGTCGCGCAGGGGGCCAAGCCCGGCGAGGGTGGGCAATTGCCCGGCATGAAGGTGACCGATCTGATCGCGCGGTTGCGGCATTCGACCAAGGGGGTGACGCTGATCTCTCCTCCGCCGCACCACGATATCTACTCGATCGAGGATCTGGCGCAGCTGATCTATGACCTCAAGCAGATCAACCCGCGGTGTAAGGTGACGGTGAAGCTTGTGGCCTCGTCCGGGGTTGGCACGATTGCCGCCGGTGTGGCCAAGGCCAAGGCGGATATTATCCTTGTGTCCGGGCATAACGGTGGCACGGGCGCGTCGCCGGCGACGTCGATCAAATATGCCGGTCTCCCGTGGGAGATGGGCCTGACCGAGGCGCATCAGGTTCTGGCGATGAACAAGCTGCGCGACCGGGTGACGCTGCGCACCGATGGTGGGCTGCGCACCGGGCGTGATATTGTCATGGCCGCGATGATGGGTGCCGAGGAATACGGCATCGGCACCGCCGCGTTGATCGCGATGGGTTGCATCATGGTGCGCCAGTGCCAGAGCAACACCTGCCCGGTTGGCGTGTGCACACAGGACGAAGACCTGCGTGCGAAGTTCACCGGATCGGCGGATAAGGTTGTGAACCTGATCACCTTCTATGCCACCGAAGTGCGCGAGATTCTGGCCGAGATCGGGGCGCGGAGCCTTGACGAAGTCATCGGGCGCGCGGATCTGCTGAGCCAAGTTAGCCGGGGTGCGGACCATTTGGATGATCTCGACCTGAACCCCCTTCTGCTGACCGTGGATGGCGCGAAAGACATCGTTTATGACCGCGAGAAAAAGCGCAACAAAGTGCCCCGCACTTTGGACGCAGAGATCGTGCGCGATGCGCGGCGCTTCCTTGAGGAAGGCGAAAAGATGCAGCTTTCCTATGCCGTGCAGAATACGCATCGGACGGTGGGCACACGGGTGTCGAGCCATATCGTGCAGAATTTCGGGATGCGCAACGCGCTCCAGCCCGATCATCTGACCGTGAAGCTGACTGGCAGTGCCGGTCAATCGCTGGGGGCGTTTGCCGCGCCGGGGCTAAAGATCGAAGTCAGCGGTGATGCCAATGACTATGTCGGCAAGGGCTTGTCAGGCGGAATGGTTATTGTCCGCCCGCCGATGCATTCACCGCTGGTGGCAAGCGAAAACACCATCATCGGTAACACCGTGCTTTATGGCGCGACCGATGGCTATCTGTTCGCCGCCGGACGCGCGGGAGAGCGGTTTGGCGTGCGAAATTCGGGTGCCAAAGTGGTGATCGAGGGCTGCGGCAGCAACGGGTGTGAATACATGACCGGCGGTATCGCTGTGATCCTTGGCAGTATCGGAGCCAACTTTGGCGCGGGGATGACCGGCGGGATGGCGTATCTTTACGATCCCGAAGGCGATGCCGAAAAGCTGATGAATATGGAAACGCTTGTCACCTGTCCGGTGACGGTGGCCCATTGGGAAAGCCAGCTTAAAGGCTTGATCGAGCAGCACCTGAAAGAGACCGGCAGCGCCAAGGCGGCGGATATTCTGCAGCATTGGGATCTTGAGCGGGCTAATTTCCTTCAGGTTTGCCCGAAAGAGATGTTGGCGCATCTGGCGCATCCGCTGAGCACGGAAAAAGGCGCTATTCCTGCGGAATAG
- a CDS encoding undecaprenyl-diphosphate phosphatase, translating to MPLFHLILVALIQGITEFLPVSSSGHLILLPRLTGLEDQGQAIDVAVHVGTLFAVVAYFWPDVRQGLAGVPRMLTGKIDTPGSRLAFLLMIATVPAILAGLLLKITGLSDDMRTLKVIGWTMLLFGLLLYWADQKGPSTKTQGDWSIKDAVLFGLWQAVALIPGTSRSGICITAGRMMGYARQDTAKIAMLMSIPVIFASGALTSLEVISTADMQTAKDGAIAALFSFIAALAALTLMMRLLRTTSFTPYVIYRVVLGLVLLGLAYSQSPTA from the coding sequence ATGCCGCTGTTTCATCTGATTCTCGTGGCCCTGATACAGGGAATCACCGAATTTCTGCCGGTGTCCTCCTCCGGCCACCTGATCCTTCTGCCCCGCCTTACCGGCCTTGAGGATCAAGGACAGGCGATAGATGTCGCCGTCCATGTTGGTACACTGTTCGCCGTGGTCGCATATTTTTGGCCTGATGTTCGCCAAGGTCTCGCTGGTGTTCCGCGCATGCTCACCGGGAAAATCGACACCCCCGGATCGAGGCTCGCTTTCCTTCTGATGATTGCCACTGTCCCCGCGATCCTCGCCGGTCTTCTGCTCAAAATCACCGGCCTCAGCGATGACATGCGCACGCTCAAAGTCATTGGCTGGACCATGCTGCTTTTCGGTCTTCTGCTCTACTGGGCCGATCAGAAGGGGCCCAGCACCAAAACCCAAGGCGATTGGTCCATCAAAGACGCTGTGTTATTTGGCTTATGGCAAGCGGTCGCTCTTATCCCCGGTACCTCACGCTCCGGTATATGCATCACCGCGGGTCGCATGATGGGCTACGCTCGTCAGGACACAGCCAAAATTGCCATGCTCATGTCCATCCCGGTGATCTTCGCTTCCGGCGCTCTAACGTCGCTCGAAGTGATCTCAACTGCCGACATGCAAACCGCCAAAGATGGCGCAATCGCCGCCTTGTTCAGCTTTATTGCCGCCCTGGCCGCGCTCACTTTGATGATGCGGCTTCTTCGCACAACCAGTTTCACGCCCTATGTAATCTACCGGGTTGTGCTCGGCCTTGTTTTGTTGGGCTTGGCCTACTCCCAGTCACCTACCGCTTAA
- a CDS encoding NAD(P)-dependent oxidoreductase yields MAKQPMLKFVTVERDMPEKRGASVRNKDFDEIYAEFAKAKAEEQASRCSQCGVPYCQSHCPLHNNIPDWLRMTATGRLEEAYELSQSTNTFPEICGRICPQDRLCEGNCVIEQSGHGTVTIGSVEKYITDTAWEKGWVKPANPSAERKESVGIIGAGPGGLAAADRLRRAGIQVTIYDRYDRAGGLLTYGIPGFKLEKDVVMRRNDLLEQGGVTFKLNCEVGKDISFDEIRAAHDAVIIATGVYKTRDLQGPGSGAKGIERAIDYLTASNRLSFGDTVPEIEDGTLNAKGKKVIVIGGGDTAMDCVRTAIRQGAESVKCLYRRDRANMPGSQREVQNAEEEGVIFEWLAAPKGFVGDPVSGVMVQKMRLGPPDVSGRQSPEVIEGADYTESADLVIKALGFEAEDLPMLWDAPELTVTSWGTVKAQYLTGATELDGVYAVGDIVRGASLVVWAIKDGRDCADAILQRLNSVNEIAAE; encoded by the coding sequence GTGGCCAAGCAACCGATGCTGAAATTCGTGACCGTAGAGCGGGATATGCCCGAGAAACGGGGCGCTAGTGTGCGCAATAAGGATTTCGACGAGATTTACGCGGAATTTGCCAAGGCCAAGGCCGAAGAGCAAGCCAGCCGGTGTAGCCAGTGTGGCGTGCCCTATTGTCAGAGCCATTGCCCGCTGCACAATAACATCCCCGACTGGCTGCGCATGACCGCGACGGGCCGGTTGGAAGAAGCTTATGAGCTGAGCCAGAGCACCAACACATTCCCCGAAATCTGTGGGCGTATCTGTCCGCAGGACCGGCTGTGCGAAGGCAATTGCGTGATCGAACAGAGCGGCCACGGCACCGTGACCATCGGGTCGGTCGAAAAATACATCACCGACACAGCCTGGGAAAAGGGCTGGGTCAAACCCGCCAATCCCAGCGCCGAGCGCAAGGAAAGCGTTGGCATCATCGGCGCAGGCCCCGGTGGGCTAGCAGCGGCGGACCGGCTGAGACGGGCGGGCATTCAGGTCACGATCTATGACCGCTATGACCGCGCGGGCGGGTTGCTGACCTATGGCATTCCGGGCTTCAAGCTGGAAAAAGACGTGGTGATGCGGCGCAACGACTTGCTTGAGCAAGGCGGGGTGACGTTCAAGTTGAATTGCGAAGTCGGCAAGGACATCTCGTTTGACGAAATCCGGGCCGCACATGACGCGGTGATTATTGCCACCGGCGTCTATAAAACACGGGATTTGCAGGGTCCGGGGTCCGGTGCCAAGGGCATCGAGCGCGCGATTGATTACCTGACCGCAAGCAACCGGCTTTCGTTTGGCGACACGGTGCCGGAAATCGAAGATGGCACGCTGAACGCCAAGGGCAAAAAGGTGATTGTGATCGGTGGTGGCGACACGGCGATGGACTGTGTGCGCACGGCGATCCGTCAGGGCGCGGAGAGCGTCAAATGTCTTTATCGTCGTGACCGGGCCAACATGCCGGGCAGCCAGCGCGAAGTGCAAAACGCCGAGGAAGAAGGCGTTATCTTTGAATGGCTGGCCGCACCAAAAGGGTTTGTCGGCGATCCCGTCAGCGGTGTCATGGTCCAAAAAATGCGGCTTGGGCCACCGGATGTCAGCGGACGGCAAAGCCCCGAAGTGATCGAAGGCGCGGATTACACCGAGAGCGCGGACCTTGTTATCAAGGCGCTTGGGTTTGAAGCCGAAGACCTGCCGATGCTGTGGGATGCGCCGGAATTGACCGTGACCAGCTGGGGCACGGTAAAGGCGCAATATCTGACCGGGGCGACCGAGTTGGATGGTGTTTACGCAGTGGGCGACATCGTGCGCGGTGCCAGCCTTGTTGTTTGGGCGATCAAGGACGGGCGCGACTGTGCCGACGCGATTTTGCAGCGTTTGAACAGTGTTAACGAAATCGCCGCTGAATGA